The following coding sequences lie in one Dunckerocampus dactyliophorus isolate RoL2022-P2 chromosome 4, RoL_Ddac_1.1, whole genome shotgun sequence genomic window:
- the ccdc92 gene encoding coiled-coil domain-containing protein 92, with the protein MASANVTLENQLHSAQKNLLFLQQDHANTLKGLHAEIRRLQQQCTDLTYELTVRSSDPSDSGEVRCRELQRRCEELEAELKKKEEENTELLRDLEQKNAMIFVLENTIKEREKKYLEELKMKSHKLAVLSGELEQRASTIAYLTSQLHATKKKLLAGSSSEGSPNVSPVTSFKPTPPPPKDRQPETPRRRMRKSLSQPLHPELTEVYRLGPDGKRVVLRDTVDAMPDPTPFLQAGKESPELQVVRERPAVIPPIASERPPVPPLGATASPRHSPARDRQYRAHVGVAHRIPHGTPPLAPPQAELETLAVDQVNEEKVVRKRSGADRTV; encoded by the exons ATGGCATCAGCCAACGTTACGCTGGAGAATCAGCTGCACAGTGCACAGAAAAACCTACTCTTCCTCCAGCAGGACCATGCCAACACGCTGAAGGGGCTGCATGCAGAGATCCGCCGATTACAACAGCAATGCACAG aCCTGACGTACGAGCTCACTGTACGAAGCTCCGATCCTTCAG ACAGCGGTGAGGTGCGATGCAGAGAACTGCAAAGAAGGTGTGAGGAGCTGGAAGCAGAgctgaagaagaaagaggaggagaaCACAGAGCTGCTCAGGGATCTGGAGCAGAAGAATGCCATGATCTTTGTTCTGGAAAATACTATCAAGGAGAGGGAGAAGAAGTACCTGGAGGAACTGAAGATGAAGAGCCACAAGCTGGCCGTTTTGTCGGGGGAATTGGAACAGAGAGCGAGCACCATCGCTTACCTCACATCACAGCTTCACGCCACGAAGAAAAAACTGCTGGCAGGCAGCTCCTCAGAGGGAAGCCCAAACGTCAGCCCAGTCACGTCTTTCAAGCCCACGCCTCCTCCACCCAAAGACAGGCAGCCTGAAACCCCACGCCGCCGCATGAGGAAAAGTCTCTCCCAGCCACTTCACCCCGAGTTGACAGAGGTGTACCGCCTCGGCCCAGACGGTAAGCGAGTGGTCCTGCGAGACACTGTGGACGCTATGCCCGACCCGACTCCCTTCCTGCAGGCAGGGAAAGAGTCTCCCGAGCTGCAGGTAGTGCGAGAAAGACCTGCTGTTATCCCCCCAATCGCCTCCGAACGCCCCCCCGTGCCTCCCCTGGGAGCTACTGCCAGCCCTCGTCACAGCCCAGCTCGAGACCGCCAGTACAGGGCTCACGTTGGAGTGGCCCACCGCATCCCCCACGGAACCCCTCCCTTGGCCCCACCCCAGGCAGAGCTGGAGACTCTAGCAGTGGACCAGGTGAATGAAGAAAAGGTTGTGAGAAAGCGTTCTGGAGCTGATAGGACAGTTTAA